Proteins from a genomic interval of Undibacterium parvum:
- a CDS encoding EVE domain-containing protein yields the protein MSYWLMKSEPEEVSIDDALALPSVAWFGVRNYQARNFMRDVMRVGDGVLFYHSSCAEPGIAGIAEVASTAYPDETQFDASSKYFDPKASRENPRWMLLDVKALRKTRLLALSELRNCAELEQMQVLKKGSRLSITPVTADEWAVVMSLLQAY from the coding sequence ATGTCCTATTGGTTAATGAAATCGGAGCCGGAAGAGGTCAGTATCGACGATGCTTTGGCCTTGCCCTCCGTCGCCTGGTTTGGCGTGCGCAATTATCAAGCGAGAAATTTCATGCGTGATGTCATGCGCGTCGGAGATGGGGTCTTGTTTTATCACTCAAGTTGCGCGGAACCCGGCATTGCGGGCATCGCGGAAGTCGCCAGTACGGCTTATCCAGATGAGACGCAGTTTGATGCCTCAAGTAAGTATTTCGACCCTAAGGCCAGCCGGGAAAATCCGCGTTGGATGCTGCTTGATGTCAAAGCCTTGCGCAAGACCCGACTGCTGGCTTTGTCAGAGTTGCGCAACTGCGCCGAATTGGAGCAGATGCAGGTTCTAAAAAAAGGCAGTCGTCTTTCGATTACACCAGTGACTGCCGATGAATGGGCAGTCGTGATGAGCCTGCTGCAGGCTTATTAA
- the lgt gene encoding prolipoprotein diacylglyceryl transferase, which translates to MLIHPNPDPVAIKIGFLSIHWYGLMYLLAFAQFVALGRIRIRQAHIAALGWTKEDIDDMLFYGVLGVILGGRLGEVVFYQLPHFMANPLEIFAVWKGGMSFHGGLIGVMIAMYLWARKAKRNLADVYDFIAPLVPLGYAAGRIGNFINHELPGRVASADLPWAMIWPGLDHPVHPSPIYQALVDGVLLFIILWLFSRKQRPRLAVGAMFVTLYGCARFFTEYFRTPDYEVSFFGLTISAGQMLSLPMIAVGAALLVWAYSKTPENKAVEIAFKNTATAKQKSKKQKARK; encoded by the coding sequence ATGTTGATACACCCCAACCCCGATCCAGTCGCCATCAAAATCGGCTTTTTATCGATACATTGGTATGGCTTGATGTATCTACTCGCCTTCGCACAGTTTGTAGCTCTTGGTCGAATTAGAATCCGTCAGGCGCATATTGCGGCACTGGGATGGACTAAGGAAGACATCGACGACATGCTTTTTTACGGTGTGCTTGGCGTTATCTTAGGTGGCAGATTGGGCGAAGTCGTGTTTTATCAACTGCCACACTTTATGGCCAATCCTCTTGAAATTTTTGCGGTATGGAAAGGTGGCATGTCTTTCCATGGAGGCTTGATAGGCGTCATGATCGCCATGTATTTATGGGCGCGCAAAGCCAAACGCAATTTAGCCGATGTCTATGACTTTATCGCTCCCTTAGTCCCACTCGGCTACGCTGCGGGGCGCATAGGTAATTTCATCAATCACGAATTACCTGGTCGAGTCGCATCGGCAGATTTGCCATGGGCCATGATCTGGCCGGGGCTAGATCACCCGGTACATCCTTCGCCAATTTATCAAGCACTGGTCGATGGTGTTTTACTCTTCATCATACTCTGGCTATTTTCCAGAAAACAGCGCCCGCGCCTTGCCGTTGGCGCAATGTTCGTTACCCTGTATGGCTGCGCGAGGTTTTTCACCGAATACTTTCGCACGCCTGATTATGAAGTCAGCTTCTTCGGTTTAACTATTTCGGCCGGCCAAATGCTTTCTCTACCTATGATCGCAGTCGGTGCTGCGCTACTTGTTTGGGCATACAGTAAAACACCTGAAAACAAAGCGGTGGAAATCGCATTTAAAAATACAGCTACTGCCAAACAAAAATCAAAGAAACAAAAAGCTAGAAAGTAA
- a CDS encoding LysR family transcriptional regulator, translating into MNIELRQLRYFLAVAEEMHFGRAATKLHMTQPPLSQAIQALELTIGAQLFIRTTRSIALTAAGSALIPEAKKILQQTKALPQLVQRAASGEVGNLSLAFISIADYSILPPFLRQFRHHHKEVRIELREATSNVQLELLEKSEVDAGLLIPPIPPKLSAILNYQKVLSEPLILAVPEAYSTRKNAQVLSTYADLALIIFPRKIAPSLHDSILACFRAAGLTPAIAQEAIQMQTIIGLVSAGMGIALVPQSVSNLIRPGVVYYTMPSLKVRVEIGIAWRKENSSPVLKSFLDLLKN; encoded by the coding sequence ATGAATATAGAGTTGCGCCAACTTCGGTATTTTTTAGCCGTTGCCGAAGAAATGCACTTTGGACGCGCCGCCACTAAACTACATATGACTCAACCGCCACTATCGCAAGCGATACAGGCCTTAGAGCTAACTATTGGAGCGCAGCTATTCATACGCACAACTCGCAGTATCGCCTTGACGGCCGCAGGATCAGCATTAATTCCTGAGGCAAAAAAAATCTTGCAGCAAACCAAGGCACTGCCGCAACTCGTGCAGCGTGCCGCTTCCGGGGAAGTTGGAAATCTGTCTCTGGCCTTTATTTCCATCGCCGATTACAGCATATTGCCGCCTTTTTTACGCCAGTTTCGACATCATCACAAAGAGGTAAGGATAGAGTTACGCGAGGCCACCAGTAATGTGCAGCTCGAATTACTCGAAAAATCAGAAGTTGACGCTGGCCTCTTAATTCCGCCTATTCCACCCAAGTTAAGCGCAATTCTGAACTATCAAAAAGTATTATCTGAACCTCTGATACTGGCAGTTCCAGAGGCTTACTCGACGCGGAAAAATGCGCAAGTGCTCTCCACCTACGCCGATTTAGCTTTGATTATTTTCCCGCGCAAGATTGCACCGTCTTTACACGACAGTATTTTGGCTTGTTTTCGGGCAGCAGGGCTGACGCCCGCAATTGCACAAGAGGCGATACAAATGCAAACCATCATCGGTCTTGTCTCCGCTGGCATGGGTATCGCTCTTGTGCCACAATCGGTGTCGAATTTAATCCGTCCCGGAGTGGTCTACTACACTATGCCATCGTTAAAGGTCAGGGTAGAAATTGGCATAGCCTGGCGTAAAGAAAACAGCTCGCCGGTACTCAAATCATTTTTAGATTTACTGAAAAATTAA
- a CDS encoding TIGR04438 family Trp-rich protein, producing the protein MPLIITIAVLSLLKYLEVGFLDALSWWWIIGLAGFAFIYFEFLERMLGLDKRKDHAHFEKMKKDRLKRSFDKSK; encoded by the coding sequence ATGCCACTTATCATCACTATCGCCGTACTTAGCCTCTTAAAATACTTAGAGGTCGGATTTCTCGATGCCTTATCTTGGTGGTGGATAATTGGGCTAGCTGGCTTTGCCTTTATTTACTTTGAATTTCTCGAAAGAATGCTAGGTTTAGACAAACGTAAAGACCACGCTCATTTTGAAAAAATGAAAAAAGATAGGCTCAAGCGCTCGTTCGACAAAAGTAAATAG
- a CDS encoding c-type cytochrome, with the protein MKFSLSVVAALVVFTSGSAMANADLAKSKNCMACHAVANKVVGPGYVDVAKKYAGDKTAEDKLVTKVMKGGTGVWGAIPMPANPQVSDAEARTLVKWILATK; encoded by the coding sequence ATGAAATTTTCTTTATCAGTAGTCGCAGCTTTGGTGGTTTTTACCTCAGGCTCTGCGATGGCAAATGCGGATTTGGCAAAGTCAAAAAACTGCATGGCCTGTCATGCAGTTGCAAATAAAGTGGTTGGTCCAGGATACGTGGATGTCGCGAAAAAATATGCTGGCGATAAAACAGCCGAAGATAAATTGGTCACCAAAGTAATGAAAGGCGGCACTGGCGTATGGGGTGCTATTCCTATGCCAGCCAATCCACAAGTGAGCGATGCTGAAGCGCGTACCTTGGTAAAATGGATTTTAGCGACAAAGTGA
- a CDS encoding branched-chain amino acid ABC transporter substrate-binding protein: MSFKTKMIPLAGAIAFAFAGSAAAQEMVVKIGHVGPVSGAIAHLGKDNENGAKMAIEELNAKGVMIGGKKVKFELQAEDDGGDPKQGTTVAQKLVDAKVNGVIGHLNSGTTIPASKIYNDAGIVQISPSATNPKYTQQGYKGAFRVVANDGQLGGTLGRYAVQINKAKKIAVIDDKTAYGEGVAAEFIKGAKAKGAEVVVQEHTTDKSTDFSAILTTIKAKNPDVIFFGGMDAVAGPMLRQMKALGITAKFMGGDGICTTDLVKLAGDGIGEGQVVCAEAGGVVDAQKKGMDDFKVAYKKKFGVEVQIYAPYVYDSVMVMVEAMKQANSAESAKYLPMLKKMKYKGVTGDIAFDDKGDIKDGTLTLFTYKAGKRELVQVVK; this comes from the coding sequence ATGTCGTTCAAAACTAAAATGATTCCACTGGCTGGCGCAATCGCTTTCGCATTTGCAGGTTCCGCAGCAGCTCAAGAGATGGTCGTAAAAATCGGTCACGTTGGTCCAGTTTCAGGCGCTATCGCCCACTTGGGTAAAGACAATGAAAATGGCGCCAAAATGGCGATCGAAGAACTGAACGCCAAAGGCGTCATGATCGGTGGCAAAAAAGTTAAATTCGAATTGCAAGCTGAAGATGACGGCGGCGATCCAAAACAAGGTACAACCGTAGCTCAAAAACTGGTTGATGCCAAAGTAAATGGCGTTATTGGTCATTTGAATTCTGGCACTACAATTCCAGCATCGAAAATTTACAACGATGCAGGTATCGTACAAATTTCACCTTCAGCAACCAATCCTAAGTACACCCAACAAGGTTACAAAGGCGCGTTCCGCGTGGTAGCGAATGACGGTCAATTAGGCGGCACTTTGGGTCGTTACGCAGTTCAAATCAATAAAGCAAAGAAAATTGCTGTAATTGATGATAAAACAGCCTACGGTGAAGGCGTTGCGGCTGAATTTATCAAAGGCGCAAAAGCTAAGGGTGCGGAAGTTGTGGTGCAAGAGCATACCACTGACAAATCAACCGATTTCAGCGCCATCTTGACCACAATTAAAGCTAAAAATCCTGACGTTATTTTCTTTGGCGGTATGGATGCTGTTGCTGGTCCTATGTTGCGTCAAATGAAAGCCTTGGGAATTACTGCTAAGTTCATGGGCGGCGATGGTATCTGCACCACGGATTTGGTTAAATTGGCTGGTGACGGCATAGGCGAAGGCCAAGTGGTCTGTGCTGAAGCAGGTGGTGTTGTTGATGCACAGAAAAAAGGCATGGATGACTTCAAAGTTGCTTACAAGAAGAAATTCGGTGTTGAAGTTCAGATCTACGCACCCTATGTCTATGATTCAGTCATGGTCATGGTAGAAGCGATGAAACAAGCTAATTCTGCAGAGTCTGCAAAATACTTGCCTATGCTGAAGAAAATGAAATACAAAGGCGTTACTGGTGATATCGCGTTTGATGACAAAGGTGATATCAAAGACGGTACATTGACTTTGTTCACTTACAAAGCTGGCAAACGTGAACTGGTTCAGGTTGTAAAATAA
- a CDS encoding DUF2844 domain-containing protein, which produces MCGLRLFLAFLVLSCNSAKAELGAAPSTFSNKVEVRKAQSLSVSADQAPHTYRVSESVLNTGTVVREYIGGNGIVFAVTWQGPFLPDLQNLLGKHFDTMRTEAARVPRAGNSQLQIIRPEVSIYSGGHMRAFTGRAWILSEFPADFKQEDIQ; this is translated from the coding sequence ATGTGCGGCTTACGCTTATTTTTAGCCTTCCTTGTTCTAAGCTGTAATTCGGCTAAAGCGGAATTGGGCGCAGCTCCCAGTACCTTTAGTAATAAAGTTGAAGTACGCAAGGCGCAGTCTTTGTCTGTCAGCGCTGATCAAGCTCCGCATACTTATCGCGTCTCTGAATCGGTACTGAATACTGGCACTGTGGTGCGAGAGTACATAGGCGGCAATGGCATCGTGTTTGCGGTAACTTGGCAAGGGCCGTTTTTGCCAGATCTACAAAACCTCCTCGGCAAACACTTCGACACTATGCGCACTGAAGCTGCGCGAGTTCCCAGAGCTGGCAATTCGCAATTGCAGATAATCAGACCTGAGGTGAGTATTTATTCTGGTGGACATATGCGTGCCTTTACTGGTCGCGCCTGGATTCTTAGCGAGTTTCCTGCAGATTTTAAACAAGAAGATATTCAATAA
- a CDS encoding DUF3443 domain-containing protein, with protein MGNLNYFSNVLLSLCPARSLSCLLSGMLNLCCQSLLCLLLISCGGGSSDSALSVVNPPVVNPPPVLASNEVAIIVDKGPSASKSTINQAYVSVTICRPATTVCQTIDHILLDTASIGLRLIAPNILDAQLQLPAVKLGNGALLAECVQFASGYQWGAVRQASVKIGGESIATLPVHIVADASSEFAKQPLSCQSSGLDIGSVAALGANGVLGVGLFKEDCGEACVSSVIPGAYYACDAISCRSISVPLLQQVANPVSSFAQNNNGVLVLMPSVGLGGVTQLNGSLIFGIGTQTNNLLSAESIYATDSRGNFITIYNNKALSSSFIDSGSNGYYFDDKAIKVCTLSTSFYCPAAALNLSAVNKSFDSRTSGIVNFRLEATDGLNSGTIAAHIGGAGSGFSGSFNSNSFDWGLPFFFGRRVFVAIKDANTAYGKGPYWAY; from the coding sequence ATGGGCAATCTGAATTATTTTTCGAATGTGCTGTTAAGCCTTTGTCCCGCGCGCTCGCTGAGTTGTCTGTTGAGTGGCATGCTGAATTTGTGCTGCCAGAGTTTACTTTGCCTGCTACTCATCTCCTGTGGTGGTGGTTCGTCTGATTCGGCCTTGAGCGTGGTCAATCCGCCTGTGGTCAATCCTCCCCCTGTTTTGGCAAGTAATGAGGTGGCTATCATTGTCGACAAGGGGCCATCTGCGAGTAAGAGCACGATCAATCAAGCTTATGTCAGCGTCACCATATGTAGGCCAGCTACTACGGTTTGTCAGACCATAGATCATATTTTGCTAGATACTGCATCGATCGGTTTACGTTTGATCGCACCAAATATTCTGGATGCTCAATTACAGTTGCCCGCGGTGAAGCTCGGTAATGGAGCGCTGCTCGCCGAGTGCGTACAATTTGCCAGTGGTTATCAATGGGGCGCGGTGCGTCAGGCCAGCGTAAAAATTGGCGGCGAATCGATCGCTACCTTACCTGTACACATAGTTGCTGATGCGTCGTCCGAATTTGCCAAGCAGCCGTTGAGCTGTCAAAGCAGCGGTTTGGATATAGGTTCGGTCGCGGCCTTAGGGGCAAATGGTGTACTGGGCGTGGGCTTATTTAAAGAGGATTGTGGTGAGGCCTGCGTGAGTTCGGTGATACCCGGGGCTTACTATGCATGTGATGCAATAAGCTGCCGAAGTATCAGCGTACCCTTGCTGCAGCAAGTCGCTAACCCAGTGTCATCGTTTGCGCAGAACAATAACGGCGTACTGGTTCTGATGCCAAGCGTCGGTCTGGGTGGCGTCACGCAATTAAATGGTTCACTGATTTTTGGCATCGGCACTCAGACTAATAATCTGCTTAGCGCCGAATCGATTTATGCAACGGATAGTCGCGGCAACTTCATCACCATCTATAACAACAAGGCGCTCAGCTCCAGTTTTATTGATAGTGGCTCTAACGGCTATTATTTTGACGATAAAGCGATTAAGGTCTGCACTTTGTCGACCAGTTTTTATTGCCCAGCGGCGGCGTTAAACCTGAGTGCCGTGAATAAGTCATTTGATTCGCGTACTTCTGGAATCGTTAACTTTCGGCTAGAGGCAACTGATGGTTTGAACTCGGGTACGATAGCCGCGCACATCGGTGGTGCAGGCAGTGGGTTTTCCGGGAGTTTTAATAGTAATAGCTTCGATTGGGGCTTGCCATTCTTTTTTGGCCGAAGGGTTTTTGTCGCCATAAAAGATGCCAACACGGCTTATGGCAAAGGCCCATATTGGGCGTATTAA
- the nadA gene encoding quinolinate synthase NadA produces the protein MQMEATKVIEFELPQMDVGSSCTAAAWARVPDAPSAAEKLRLKTRIKQLLHEKKAVLVAHYYVDAELQDLAEETGGCVSDSLEMARFGRDHAAQTLIVAGVKFMGETAKILSPEKTILMPDLDATCSLDLGCPSDEFAAFCDAHPDRTVVVYANTSAAVKARADWMVTSSIGLDIVAHLHAQGKKILWAPDKHLGGYIQQKTGADMLLWQGSCLVHDEFKGVELDLLKAEYPHAKILVHPESPAAVVALADMVGSTSQMIHAAMTMDAQEFIVATDNGILHKMQMAAPDKRFIVAPTAGNSATCKSCAHCPWMAMNGLANLLYALETGSGEIIVDPSVGKKAKLCIDRMLDFAAAKKANVRPSSDLAQEQKLFSGIGPA, from the coding sequence ATGCAGATGGAAGCGACCAAAGTTATAGAATTCGAGCTGCCGCAGATGGATGTGGGCAGTAGTTGCACCGCGGCTGCCTGGGCGCGTGTGCCTGATGCGCCCAGTGCGGCCGAAAAGCTGCGATTAAAAACGCGCATCAAGCAATTACTGCATGAAAAAAAAGCCGTCCTGGTAGCGCATTATTATGTGGATGCAGAGTTGCAGGATTTGGCAGAAGAAACCGGAGGCTGCGTTTCCGATTCTTTAGAGATGGCCAGATTCGGGCGTGATCACGCCGCCCAGACTTTGATCGTGGCGGGTGTGAAGTTTATGGGGGAAACTGCCAAGATACTCAGCCCTGAAAAAACCATCTTGATGCCCGATCTGGATGCTACGTGCTCGCTCGATCTGGGTTGCCCCTCGGATGAGTTTGCTGCATTCTGCGATGCCCACCCTGATCGCACTGTGGTGGTGTATGCCAATACCAGCGCGGCTGTGAAAGCACGTGCCGATTGGATGGTGACCTCTAGTATCGGTCTCGACATCGTGGCGCACTTACATGCGCAAGGTAAAAAAATCCTGTGGGCGCCGGATAAGCATCTGGGCGGCTATATTCAGCAAAAAACCGGCGCCGATATGTTGTTGTGGCAGGGCTCATGTCTGGTGCATGATGAATTTAAGGGTGTGGAGTTGGATCTACTCAAGGCCGAGTATCCGCATGCAAAAATTTTGGTGCATCCAGAGTCGCCCGCCGCAGTGGTGGCGTTGGCCGATATGGTGGGATCGACTTCGCAAATGATACATGCGGCCATGACGATGGATGCACAAGAATTTATTGTCGCCACCGATAACGGCATCTTGCACAAAATGCAGATGGCAGCACCAGACAAGCGCTTCATCGTCGCCCCTACGGCAGGCAATAGTGCCACTTGTAAGAGTTGCGCGCATTGCCCATGGATGGCAATGAATGGCTTGGCGAATCTATTGTATGCATTGGAAACAGGTAGTGGCGAAATCATTGTCGATCCTAGCGTCGGGAAAAAAGCCAAATTGTGCATCGATCGTATGCTCGATTTTGCAGCGGCAAAAAAAGCCAATGTGCGCCCAAGTTCTGACCTGGCGCAGGAGCAAAAACTTTTTTCAGGAATAGGCCCGGCATAA
- the nadC gene encoding carboxylating nicotinate-nucleotide diphosphorylase: MSSNLKNNFAPFDLDLHTAFQRNVAIALDEDIGAADLTGLLVPDAQRVQAQVIVRESAILCGAPWFDAVMATLDASISVDWQYAEGDLMRADTVVCKIVAPARALLTAERSALNFLQMLSAVATATHRYVEITKGSSAAILDTRKTLPGLRLAQKYAVRVGGGKNQRLALYDGILIKENHIAAAGGIELALRAAKSLNAGVTIQIEVETIEQLQQALHAGAVSILLDNFSTDMMRAAVDLNAGRALLEASGGVDMSSVAVIAQTGVDRISIGSLTKDIRAIDYSLRII; the protein is encoded by the coding sequence ATGAGTAGTAATTTAAAGAATAATTTCGCACCCTTCGACCTTGATCTGCACACGGCTTTTCAGCGCAACGTGGCCATCGCTTTGGACGAAGATATTGGCGCTGCCGATTTGACTGGCTTGTTGGTTCCTGATGCGCAGCGTGTGCAGGCACAGGTAATTGTCAGAGAGTCTGCCATTCTCTGTGGTGCGCCCTGGTTTGATGCCGTCATGGCGACTTTGGATGCGTCTATTAGCGTGGATTGGCAGTATGCCGAAGGTGATTTGATGCGCGCCGATACGGTGGTGTGCAAAATCGTCGCGCCGGCGCGCGCCTTACTTACGGCTGAGCGCAGTGCCTTGAATTTTTTACAGATGTTGTCAGCCGTGGCAACGGCCACCCATCGTTACGTGGAGATTACTAAGGGTAGCTCTGCCGCGATACTCGATACACGTAAAACTTTGCCGGGTCTGCGATTGGCGCAAAAATATGCGGTGCGGGTAGGTGGCGGCAAGAATCAAAGGCTGGCTCTGTACGACGGTATTTTGATTAAAGAAAATCATATTGCAGCCGCTGGCGGTATAGAACTGGCTTTGCGCGCAGCTAAGTCTCTTAATGCTGGCGTGACGATACAGATAGAAGTAGAGACTATAGAGCAGTTGCAGCAAGCTTTGCATGCCGGGGCTGTTTCGATTTTATTAGATAATTTCAGTACCGATATGATGCGCGCTGCGGTCGATTTAAATGCCGGCCGCGCCTTGCTGGAGGCTTCCGGCGGAGTCGATATGAGCAGCGTTGCAGTGATAGCGCAAACTGGTGTTGATCGCATTTCTATCGGCAGTCTGACCAAGGATATTCGAGCGATTGATTACTCTTTGCGGATTATCTGA
- the nadB gene encoding L-aspartate oxidase, with translation MKFDVAIVGSGLAGLSVALHLAKTRKVAVISKRTLLDGASDWAQGGIAAVLDSGDSHEQHISDTLIAGGGLCDETATRYIIEHGREAIDWLIDQGVPFTRDDEAELGFHLTREGGHSQRRIIHAADATGHAVQTTLEQQVRNHPNISLFEHHYAIDVITSTKIGDNSLPPRCLGLYVQDVKSGEVHTFSAQHTVMATGGAGKVYLYTTNPDTATGDGIAMAWRAGCRVANMEFMQFHPTCLYHPYAKSFLITEAVRGEGGHLKLPPEAGHAAGSRFMLEHDERVELAPRDVVARAIDFEMKKRGLDYVELDISHKSPEFLKEHFPTIYARCLELGIDITKQPIPVVPAVHFTCGGIVTDTAGRTDLPGLYAVGETAYTGLHGANRLASNSLLECLVIGKAAALHIAEQELVALPYLPDWDESRVSDADEEVVIAHNWDELRRFMWNYVGIVRTTKRLERAKHRIKLLKEEIDEYYANFRISNNLLELRNLVEVASLIVNSALSRRESRGLHFSRDYPDTMPKALATVLSPKRKK, from the coding sequence ATGAAATTTGATGTAGCAATTGTGGGTAGTGGCTTAGCCGGTTTATCAGTGGCACTGCATTTAGCAAAGACCCGCAAAGTTGCGGTGATTTCAAAGCGTACTTTATTAGATGGTGCCAGTGACTGGGCACAAGGCGGAATCGCTGCAGTACTGGACTCGGGAGATAGTCACGAACAGCATATTTCCGACACCCTGATCGCAGGCGGTGGCTTGTGCGATGAAACCGCCACCCGCTACATCATAGAACATGGTCGTGAAGCGATCGATTGGCTGATAGATCAAGGCGTACCGTTTACGCGTGACGACGAGGCTGAACTTGGTTTTCATTTGACGCGAGAGGGTGGGCACAGCCAGCGTCGCATCATCCATGCGGCCGACGCCACCGGCCACGCGGTGCAAACCACCTTAGAGCAGCAAGTACGCAATCACCCCAACATCAGTTTATTTGAGCACCACTACGCAATCGACGTCATCACCTCGACAAAAATCGGTGACAACAGCCTGCCACCGCGCTGCTTAGGTTTGTACGTACAAGATGTTAAAAGTGGTGAAGTTCACACCTTCAGCGCGCAGCACACGGTGATGGCAACGGGTGGTGCCGGTAAAGTCTATCTGTACACCACCAATCCTGACACAGCCACCGGCGACGGCATCGCGATGGCGTGGCGCGCTGGATGCCGCGTTGCGAATATGGAGTTCATGCAATTCCACCCGACTTGCCTGTATCACCCTTACGCCAAATCCTTCTTAATTACCGAGGCGGTGCGCGGTGAAGGCGGCCATTTAAAATTACCACCAGAAGCAGGCCATGCAGCGGGTTCACGCTTCATGCTGGAACACGATGAACGGGTCGAGTTAGCACCGCGCGATGTGGTCGCCAGAGCCATCGATTTCGAGATGAAGAAACGCGGTCTGGATTATGTAGAACTAGACATCAGCCACAAGAGCCCCGAATTTTTAAAAGAACACTTCCCCACCATCTATGCGCGCTGCCTGGAATTGGGCATAGACATTACCAAGCAGCCGATACCCGTGGTACCAGCGGTACATTTCACCTGTGGTGGTATCGTTACCGACACCGCCGGTCGTACCGATTTGCCTGGTTTGTACGCGGTCGGTGAAACCGCCTACACCGGGCTGCACGGCGCTAACCGCCTAGCCAGTAACTCTCTGCTTGAATGTCTGGTAATTGGTAAGGCTGCCGCCTTGCACATCGCCGAGCAAGAACTGGTGGCCCTGCCCTACTTGCCCGACTGGGATGAAAGCCGCGTTTCGGATGCCGATGAAGAAGTGGTGATTGCCCATAATTGGGACGAGTTGCGCCGCTTCATGTGGAATTACGTAGGCATAGTGCGCACCACCAAACGCCTGGAGCGCGCCAAGCACCGCATTAAATTGCTCAAGGAGGAGATCGACGAGTATTACGCTAATTTCCGCATCAGCAATAATCTATTAGAGCTGCGTAATCTGGTCGAAGTCGCTTCGCTGATCGTCAATAGCGCGTTGTCACGGCGCGAAAGCCGAGGCTTACATTTTAGCCGCGACTATCCCGATACCATGCCAAAAGCACTGGCGACGGTGCTATCACCTAAGCGCAAGAAATAA